GACGTCACCTATTCCATCAACCCGTGGATGCGGCCGGACAAGCCGACCGACAACGGGATCGCGGTGCTCCAGTGGGAGCGACTGCGCAACCTCTACCTCGGCCTCGGGCACCAGGTGGAGCTGATCGACCCGCTGCCCGGCCTGCCGGACATGGTGTTCGCCGCCAACGGCGCGACGGTCGTGGACGGCCGGGTCCTCTCCGCGCGGTTCCGCCACCCGGAGCGCGGACCTGAGGGCCCGGCGTACCTGGAGTGGTTCCGCGCCAGGGGCTACGCGACCCGCGAGGCGGAGTTCGTCAACGAGGGCGAGGGCGACTACCTCGTGGTCGGCCGCAGGCTGCTGGCGGGCACGGGTTTCCGCACCGACCGGCGGTCGCACGCGGAGGCGGCCGACCACCTCGGCCGCGAGGTCGTGCCGCTGGAGCTGGTGGACCCGCGCTTCTACCACCTCGACACCGCACTCGCGGTGCTCGACGACGACGAGATCATGTACTACCCCGAGGCGTTCTCGGCGCGCAGCCGGGCGGTGCTGGGCGAGCTGTACCCGGACGCCCTGCTGGCCACCGACCACGACGCCGAGGTCTTCGGCCTGAACGCGGTCTCCGACGGCAAGCACGTGCTGCTCGCCCAGGAGGCCGACCACCTGATCCGGGAGCTGGTCCACCGGGGGTTCACCCCCATCGGCGTCGACCTCTCCGAACTGCTCAAATCCGGCGGCAGCGCCAAGTGCTGCACGCTCGAACTCCGTGGGGAGCCACGAAAGTGATCAACTACGACGGCAAGAGGTTCCGGCCGGTCGCCGACGGCGCGCCCGAGGAGAGCCGGGTCGCGGTCTACCACCAGGACGGCGACCTGCTGTGGGGCGAGTTCCTGGGCGGCCG
This region of Saccharothrix longispora genomic DNA includes:
- the ddaH gene encoding dimethylargininase; the encoded protein is MPQQTDARVARPRRFLMCRPSHFDVTYSINPWMRPDKPTDNGIAVLQWERLRNLYLGLGHQVELIDPLPGLPDMVFAANGATVVDGRVLSARFRHPERGPEGPAYLEWFRARGYATREAEFVNEGEGDYLVVGRRLLAGTGFRTDRRSHAEAADHLGREVVPLELVDPRFYHLDTALAVLDDDEIMYYPEAFSARSRAVLGELYPDALLATDHDAEVFGLNAVSDGKHVLLAQEADHLIRELVHRGFTPIGVDLSELLKSGGSAKCCTLELRGEPRK